In Haloarchaeobius litoreus, the following are encoded in one genomic region:
- a CDS encoding GNAT family N-acetyltransferase codes for MPVREATRADLPALRALQGLLDAPVPGLFDDLPPGVTLVSAVDGVPVGYIHSFTGEVAHVAELVVAHAHRREGRARQLFLALLARLRREGCRAVELVVAVENTPARTLYEELGFEERETLVGYYGTEDGEADGDAVRYRLQL; via the coding sequence ATGCCGGTCCGCGAGGCGACACGTGCCGACCTGCCCGCCCTCCGGGCGCTCCAGGGCCTCCTCGACGCGCCGGTGCCGGGCCTCTTCGACGACCTGCCCCCCGGCGTGACGCTCGTCTCGGCCGTCGACGGCGTGCCCGTCGGCTACATCCACTCGTTCACCGGCGAGGTCGCCCACGTCGCCGAGCTGGTCGTCGCCCACGCACACCGCCGCGAGGGGCGTGCTCGGCAGCTGTTCCTCGCGCTGCTCGCCCGGCTCCGGCGCGAGGGCTGTCGAGCCGTCGAGCTGGTCGTCGCCGTCGAGAACACGCCGGCGCGGACGCTCTACGAGGAGCTCGGCTTCGAGGAAAGGGAGACGCTGGTCGGCTACTACGGAACCGAGGACGGAGAAGCGGACGGCGACGCCGTCCGATACCGGCTGCAGCTCTAG